The region ACCGCGCCCAACTTCATTGCCTCGCATCGAAGTTGACGGACGTCACGACCAGGCTCGCCGACCTGGACACGATGGGTGTCGACCTCCAGGTGGTCGGCCCGATGCCGATGCACCACTACTGGGCGGACGCTGATCTCGCCGTACGCCTGACGCGCACGGTCAACGAGGCCGTGGCCGCGCACTGCGCGGTGGCGCCGGAGCGGCTGTACGGCCTCGGCACGGTCCCGCTCCAGCATCCCGACCTCGCGGTCGCGCTCCTCGACAAGGCGGTCACGGAGTACGGCCTGTACGGGATCAGCGTGTCCACGACCGTGGACGGACGGGAACTCGCGGACCCCGCGCACGACCCGGTGTGGCAGCGGGCCGAGGAGCTCGGCGCGATCGTCTTCGTGCACCCCTGGGGCTGCTCGCTCGGGGAACGGCTGGCCACGCACTACCTCGGCAACACGGTCGGACAGCCCGTCGAGACGACGGTCGCGCTCTCGCACCTCATCTTCACCGGTGTCCTGGACCGCTTCCCTCGCCTCAAGCTCGTCGCCGCGCACGGCGGGGGTTATCTGCCGACGTACATCGGCCGTTCCGACCACGCCTGGCACCTGCGCGAGGACGCGCGCGGCTGCGCGCAGCCGCCGAGCGCGTATCTGCGGCGCATGTGGTTCGACGCGCTCGTCTACACCCCGGGCGGACTGCGCCATCTGGTCGAGGAGGTCGGCGCGGAACGGGTCGTCCTCGGCACCGATCACCCCTTCGACATGGGCGTCGAGGACCCGGTGGCCCGGCTGGACGCCGCGGGGCTGTCCCCGGCCGACCGTGCCGCCGTCGCCGGGGGCAACGCTCTCGACCTGCTGCAGAAAGGACGTACGCGATGAGTCTGGGTCCGATTGAGGAAGAGCTGGCCAAGGCCCGCTCCGCCTACCGGAACTGGGGCCGTTGGGGTGAGGACGACGTGCTGGGCACGCTCAATTTCATCGACGACGCGATACGGGCGCACGCGGCGGGCCTGGTCCGCCGGGGCCGGTCGTTCTCGCTCTCCCAGGAGTTCAACGAGAGGGGCCCGCAGCGCGGTTTCCGCGGCCGGATCAACCCCGTCCACTACATGAAGGACACCGGTTCGGACGCGGCCACCGGGACGCAGGGTTTCCCGCACGGCTTCGGAGGCGCCGACGACCATGTCGTGATGCCGCTCCAGGCCTCCACCCAGTGGGACGGCCTCGGGCACATCTACGACAACAAGCAGGCCTGGAACGGCCGTCCGTGCACCATCGTCAACGGAGACGGGGACTCGGTCACCGGCATCGAGCACATGAAGGACGCCTTCACCGGGCGCGGGGTCCTGCTCGACGTGGGCCGCGCGGTCGGCGACGAACACGGTGAACTCCCGGACGGTTTCGCGATCCTGGAGGAGCATCTGCGCGCCACGATCGAGGCTCAGGGCGCCACCTCGTCCGTACGGCGCGGCGATCTGGTCCTCATCAGGACAGGGCAGTTGGGGCGGGTACGGCGACTCGGCGCGTGGGGCGGGTACGCCGCCGGGGACGCCCCGGGCCTCTCCTTCACCACGCTCGGCTGGCTGCACCGTACGGAGATCGCCGCGATCGCCTCCGACACCTGGGGACTCGAGGTACGCCCCTACGAGTTCGCCCAGCCGGCGATGTCCCCGCTGCACCAGATCGCGATCCCCAACATGGGCCTCCCGCTGGGTGAGATGTGGGACCTGGAGGAGCTGGCGGAGGACTGCGCTGCCGACTGTGTCCACGAGTTCCTGCTGATCGCGGCGCCGCTGCCGGTCACCGGCGCGGTGGGCGCCCCCGTCAATCCGATCGCGATCAAGTGAGTACGAGCGTGTACAT is a window of Streptomyces sp. NBC_00271 DNA encoding:
- a CDS encoding cyclase family protein, with the protein product MSLGPIEEELAKARSAYRNWGRWGEDDVLGTLNFIDDAIRAHAAGLVRRGRSFSLSQEFNERGPQRGFRGRINPVHYMKDTGSDAATGTQGFPHGFGGADDHVVMPLQASTQWDGLGHIYDNKQAWNGRPCTIVNGDGDSVTGIEHMKDAFTGRGVLLDVGRAVGDEHGELPDGFAILEEHLRATIEAQGATSSVRRGDLVLIRTGQLGRVRRLGAWGGYAAGDAPGLSFTTLGWLHRTEIAAIASDTWGLEVRPYEFAQPAMSPLHQIAIPNMGLPLGEMWDLEELAEDCAADCVHEFLLIAAPLPVTGAVGAPVNPIAIK
- a CDS encoding amidohydrolase family protein, giving the protein MNVPVVDFHGHLAVPAADALCAGTPGLAAELAAEARAHSATSLAVNRAQLHCLASKLTDVTTRLADLDTMGVDLQVVGPMPMHHYWADADLAVRLTRTVNEAVAAHCAVAPERLYGLGTVPLQHPDLAVALLDKAVTEYGLYGISVSTTVDGRELADPAHDPVWQRAEELGAIVFVHPWGCSLGERLATHYLGNTVGQPVETTVALSHLIFTGVLDRFPRLKLVAAHGGGYLPTYIGRSDHAWHLREDARGCAQPPSAYLRRMWFDALVYTPGGLRHLVEEVGAERVVLGTDHPFDMGVEDPVARLDAAGLSPADRAAVAGGNALDLLQKGRTR